The DNA region TATTCCATATACAATCCCAAAATTCACGGCTTTAGCCCGAGAACGCATATGTGCTGGAACTTCATTTAAAGGTAAATTAAAAACTTCGGCTGCTGTCCGCGTATGAATATCTTGATTGTGTTTAAAAGCATCTATTAAGATTTCATCTTTTGACATGTGTGCTAAAATTCTCAGTTCAATTTGTGAATAATCTAGAGATAAAATATAGTCATAGCCTGGCGATGGTACAAAAAATTCACGAATTTTTTTGCCCAATGGAGTCCGTACGGGAATATTTTGTAAATTAGGTTGCGTACTAGATAATCTACCCGTACTAGTTACTGTTTGCTGAAAATGCGTATGTATTTTATGAGTTTCGGGATTTATAATATTAGCTAAGCCTTCTAAATAAGTTGAAAATAATTTTGACAAAGTGCGATATTCTAAAATATTAGGCACAATATCGTGAAAATTAACCAGTTTTTCTAAAACTTCAACATCTGTAGAATAACCAGTTTTAGTTTTTTTAATTACTGGTAATTGTAGCTTGTCAAATAGTATTTTACCTAGTTGTTTCGGTGAATTTAAGTTAAATTCTTCACCGGCTAAACCTATAATTCGATGTTCTAAAATTTTGAGTTCTACCGCCAACTCTTTTGTCATATTTTCTAGTTTTTCTTGATCTATATTTATTCCATTGTATTCCATTTCTGCTAAAACAAAAGTTAATGGTAGTTCCATCTCAACTAATAATTTTTCCAGTTGATTGCTAACTATTTTTTCTTGCAAAACTAAATAAGTTTTGTATAAGTTAACTAATTTACAATCTGTGCTCTCAGGTAAATATTCTTTTAACAAAGTTTCTATATTATAATTTGCCCCGGTAGCATCTACTAGATATGCCATAATTGCTAGATCATAAAAATTCTTAGTTGCCACTTCTATTTTATTGTTTAGGCAAGCTTGAACAAAACTTTTTAAATCTAAACACACTTTAATTCCAGGATAACTAATTAAGTTATTCGTTGCCGCTACAAGGTCTTGAGTAACTTGATATTCAATATTATTAAAATAGACATTAAGCTGTTGAAAGCTATACCGCGGAAATTCACCTTGATAAAGATATTCAAAAACTACAACTGTATCGGGATCTAAATCGGCTAATTTTTCAGTCAATTCACTGTTATCAACTTGACATAAAGTGCAATTTGCCTCAATTATTTTTTCTGGCGGTTGCTCTTGCGGGACAATTTTTAGGGCGGTTAAAAATTTCTCTTTAATATTTCTAAAAGCTAAAAATTCTAACAGCTTGTCCAATTCCTCAATATTAGGATTTAAAACAAATTCCGAAAAATCGTATTCAAGTGGTACTTCAGTGTTAATTGTTGCTAAAGTTTTAGATACTATAGCTAAGTGGGCTTGTTCACGTAATTTCTCTTTTAATTTAACCCCGGCTACTTTGTCAATATTATTAAGAAGTGTCTCTATATTTTTAAATTCTGCTATTAGTTTTAAGGCCGTTTTTTCACCAATTCCAGCAATACCAGGAATATTATCCGAGGTATCACCCATTAAGGCTTTAATTTCAATTAAAGCACTGGGTGGCAATTGTTGATACTCTTCTTGAAATGTTAATAAATCATAGCATTTCATTTCACTAATGCCTTTTTTAGTCATTAAAACTTTAGTATTTGCTGTTATTAATTGCAGGGCATCCCTATCACCCGTTAAAATTGTCGTCTCTATATTTTTTTGTTCTGCAGCTACAGCTAAAGTCCCAATAATATCATCAGCTTCATAGTTTTCAATTTCTAAAGTAGTTATGCCTAAACAACTAAGCAATTGTCTAATTACAGGAAATTGCTCAGATAGCTCTGGTGGTGTAGTTTTTCGCGTTCCTTTATAATCCTCAAAAATGCTATTTCGAAAAGTAATTCGACCTTTGTCAAATGCTACACATAAATAGTCAAAGCTATTAGTTTGCAGTAATTTAACCAGCATAGTTGAAAAACCATAAACAGCGCCAGTATTTAAACCATTTTTATTAGTAAGTGGTGGCAAGGCAAAAAAAGCTCGATACATCAAACTACTACCATCTATAATTAGTAATGATTTTTTCATATTTTTTCTCCTAAGTGTTTAAACTATTTAATAGGTTATTATACCATTATTAAGCCAAATAATAAAATTGTGCTTCTTTTTATTCTTTAATAGCCCTTAATTATTTCTTTTTAAAAAGCTTGATTAAGCTATACTATTATGATATAGTATACACTAATAAAAGCAAAATAATTTAAGGGGTGTTGTTATGGCATATTTATTATGGTTTAATCAAATTAAAAAAGAAGATGTAGAATTAGTTGGTGGTAAATCCGCTTCTCTCGGAGAAATGACGTCTAAGACTAGTGTTCCTGTACCTTATGGTTTTGCAACTACCGCTGAAGCTTACAGATATTTTTTAAAGGCTAGTGGTGTAGAAAAAACTATTGAAAATTTAACTGCCAAACTAACAGATGTAGAAGATACTGTTCAATTAAAAGAAGTTTGTGCTGAAATTCGTAACAGCATTATGCAAGCCGAGATGCCAGCAGATTTAGCGGCTGAAATTGGTAAAGCTTATGAAGAATTAGCTGTTAAAGTTGGGGAACCACAGCCTTTTGTTGCTGTTCGTTCTAGTGCTACTGCCGAAGATTTACCAGACGCAAGCTTTGCTGGTCAACAAGACACTTATTTAAATGTTTTAGGTGCCCAAGAAGTAATTGAACGTGTGAAAGAATGTTATGCTTCTACTTTTACCGATCGTGCAGTTTATTACCGCACTAAAAAAGGCTTTCCCCATTTAGATGTTGCTTTAAGTGCTGTAATTCAAATGATGGTTTTCTCTAAATCAGCTGGTGTTATGTTTACTGTAGATATCGCAACTGGTAATGATAAAGATATTTTTATTGAAGCTGGTTGGGGTTTAGGGGAATATGTTGTTCAAGGTACTGTTACTCCTGATAGTTATTTAGTAAGTAAAGATAATCTTGAAATCAAAAATATTTTCGTAAGCGATAAACCTTTAATGTTGGTCAGAAAACCAGGTGGTGGGTGTGAAGAACAACGTGTACCTCAAGATAAAGCTCGTGCTCAAGTTTTAACCGAAGAACAAGTTAAAGAATTAGCCGCTCACGCTAAAACAATAGAAGCTCATTATGGTTGCTATATGGATATTGAGTGGGGTGTAGACGAGCGTACCAATAAAATTTGGATTTTGCAAGCTCGCCCTGAAACAGTTTGGTCAAGAAGAACGGAAAAGGAAAAAGCGGAATTATTAGGTACTGCTCCTAATAAGCAAACTACTGAAAAAAAAGTTGTTGTTGTTAAAGGTTTGCCTGCTAGTCCTGGTAAAGTTGCTGGTCGGGCTCGAGTTATTTTAGATCCAAATCGAATTAATGAATTTCAAGATGGGGAAATTTTAGTTACAGAAATGACTGCCCCTGATTGGGTTCCAGCTATGAAAAAAGCCAAAGCTATTGTTACTGACTCTGGTGGTATGACTTGTCATGCGTCTATCGTTAGTCGCGAACTAGGCATTCCTTGTATTGTTGGCACTAAAAGCCGTGGCGAAGCTTGTACTGTTAAAATTAAAGATGGCATGATGATTACTGTTGATGCAACTCACGGTATTGTTTATGAAGGAGTTCTAGAAGAAACTAAAAAAGAAACACCTACCCAAACAATGCAAGTTGCAGAAACATTCCCGGTTACTGGAACTAAAATCTATATGAATTTAGGCGATCCTGACCTTGCCGAAAAATATTGTCAATTACCTTGTGACGGAATTGGCTTAATGCGCGAAGAATTTATTTGGACAACCTATATTCACGAACATCCTTTGTATATGATTGAAACTGGTCGTGCTGATAAAGTTGTAGAATCTCTAGCTGATGGCATCCAAAAAGTTTGTCAAGCTATGTCACCTCGCCCAGTAGTTTTGCGGTTTAGCGATTTTAAATCTAGTGAATATCGTGATTTAAAAGGTGGCGATAAATATGAGCCACATGAGCCAAGTGCTCTATTAGGCTGGCGTGGTGCTTCTCGCTATTATGATCCTAAATATATTGAAGCTTTCAAGTTAGAATTAGCAGCTATAAAAAAAGTGCGGGAAGAATATGGTTATAAAAATCTCTATGTTATGATTCCTTTCTGTCGCAACATTGACGAAATCAAAAAAGTTACTGCACTAATGGCTGAACAAGGTTTGCAACGCAGTGCCGATTTTAAAGTTTGGTTAATGGCTGAAATCCCCGCTAATATAATTTTAGCTGATCAGTTTAACGAATATGTTGATGGTTACTCTATCGGTTCTAACGATTTAACTATGCTAGTTCTTGGTTGCGATCGTGATAATGATACGGTTTCTCATATTTATGATGAGCGAAATCTTGCTGTAAAACGTGCTATTCGTCATTTAATTGATGTCGCACACAAAGGTGGCAAAACAGTTTCTATTTGTGGGCAAGCACCTAGCGTTTACCCTGAATTTGCTGAATTCTTAGTTCGCAGTGGTATTGATTCAATGTCTGTAAACCCAGACACAGTTAAATACACGCGCAAAATGATTGCTCAAGTAGAGCAACGCATTATGCTTGAATGTTTAACAAAACGGGGCAGAGTAGACAGCGAAGACTATACTTGGTAAATTAAAAAACTTAATTAAAATATTTCAAGGTGGAGCAAAATAATTTTGCTCCACCTTTTCGCGCTATATTTCTCTAATTATATTTTGTTTTAATATACTCAATAACGGCTTTTTCTAGTTCAAAACAATTTAATGGCAAATAAGCGCGCAGCAGCTAATAGTTAAGCAAAATTCATTTGATTTTCTTGACAAATCAGCTTGAAAACTTGTATACTTTACAAAGCATTGTTTTTTATTTGAAAACTTAATTTACAAACCATCTTAACTCATCTAGAGTTTGGGATGGTTTTTTAGTTTTCTACTTTTATCTCAAATGGAGGAATTTATTTTGCTTAAATATTTAAAATTTTTTTTATTTTGCTTTTCATTTTTATTTTACTCTAATGTCGTCCAAGCGGCCATTAAGACAACTAGTTATGATTGGAACACGCAATTGCCAGCTTTTACCTATGCCAAAGTAAAAACTGTTGCAACTGGCCCAACTCTTATATTCTCTGATAGTCCTGAAATGGTTCCTAGCACTGGCATTATGTATCAAGATACTGCAAGTGGAGCTGTAAGGTTGTTTTTTCACCATGTAAATGATACGCCTACACCTAAAAGAATCGCAATTATTTTAGAAAATCCTAAACTTGCTAAATTAACGCTTAAAATCAAGAAACAAGCTTTGTCTAAGCCCAATCTAGACTATCTAGCCGCTGGTAAAGAAGTTCAGGAAAAATATTTTTCTAAACATCAAGAACTTTCTCTTACATTAAATCCCTTACAAAAATATGAGCTATTGAGCCATAATCAAAATGGTATAGTTTTTCAATCTCAAGAATTAGTTCACGGTATGTATGAATTACAGACAGATGGTCCGGTTACAGTTAAAGTAATTTGTCTGCCACTTTATGATCAAGCTAGTATTTATGCCGACATTGCCAAAATACTGCCACCCGATGACCAATTTCTGCGCGGAACCTTTCCTTTGGCTGACCGACAAGTAACCTTAGAAAAACCATACAATCCTAAAAAAGATGGTGTAATAGCTGTCATTTTAGCCGATAACAAACAAGATGCTTTTGCACGTGGTTTTGACCCAACTATTAACAAACCTGCTATCAACTATGGTAATTATGGCGTTATCTACAATTTAAACTATCGTTCTGAAATAGCTGAAATTCCCTTCGCTATTCGTTTAAATTCTTACGGCGGTTCGCTTTCTGGACATGTAGTCTTGGAAAACAATGCTAGTATTACTGATGTTGCTATCCCACAAGTAGGCTTTGAGTTTGGTAAAACTTGGTATGAAACAATACCTTTAGCTAGTTACAAAAACAATAATTCAGGCAAGATAATTTTTTCACCACCTGGTGCCGGTAACTTACCTGTTCGTTTTTTCTTTTATCCTGAAAAATAAATAAAACAGTTCGCTTTTGTATAATTAAGACTCTACGTTTAATGGAGTCTCCTATACTTTGAGCGAACCGTTTTTTATCTTAGAACAATTTTCGGTTCTAAACTGTCTTGATAAAACTCACATCCCTGCTTGCCTGAACCTTTAACAGCATACATAGCCCAATCAGCTTTTTTATAAAGCTCATCAAAACTTGTACCATCATCCGGATAAATAGCTACACCTATGCTTGCTGTAACTCTTGTAGTTCTACCTTCAAAAGTTACTTTTTGATCTAACAAAGTAGCTAGTTCAGCCATTTTATCACTAATAATTTTTTTATCAGAAAAATTTTTCAATAAAACCATAAATTCATCCCCACCTACTCGGCCAACAATATCAACCTCTCTAAAAGCCCGCTTTATTTCTCCACTTAACTCTACCAATACCTTGTCGCCACAAGCATGTCCGAATTTATCATTTACCTCTTTGAAATTATCTAAATCTATCAAAAATAAAGCATGCCTAATATTATAATTACTATATGTAAATTCATTTTCAATCAAGCGTTTAGTTGATATTTTATTATATATACTTGTAAGTTGATCTATTTGGGCCAAATGTTGTAATTGTAGTTCCTGCTCTTTAACTTCAGTAATATCATGCATTATGCCTACAGCTTGCCTTATTTCACTACTACCATCGGTAAAAACGTTAACAATAGTAACTTCTTGCCATTTCACTCCGCCCTTTTTATCAAAGGTTTTAATAATAAAATTAATCTTCGATTCTCCGCTGGCTATTTCTTGGAAGGCATTCATAAAGCAGGCTTCGCTTTCAGGTGCTACAATCTTTTTCTCCAGCCACGATTGCGGGAAATTTTCCATAACCTTATCAATTCCATACATCTTAATTGCTACCTCTGAATTTATTAACCGCTGTTCTTTTGGCAAATAGTCAAATATAATAGCTTCCGAGTTGTCAATCGCAATTTGAAAACGTCGTTCACTTAATATTAAATTCTCTCTAGTTTTCTTTTCCTCCGTAATATCTTGAAACACCACGACTGCAATATTATTTCCAAAAGCATCTAAAATTTTATTTATTCGAACAGAAAAGTAAACATCATTACCATTTCTGTGTTTTGCTTTTGTTTCAAATTTTACTGCTTCATTATTAAACTTAAGTAGCCATATCTTTCTTAAAATTTTCACAGTTTCGATAATACCCAACAAAGAAAACATATCTTTTTCTTTAAACTCTTCTCTAGAGTATCCTAAATAATTAACTGCTTTTTTATTAAGGTACTGCAATTTTATTTGCGGTTCTAAAGCAACTTTAGCAAAACCAATATCCATGTTATCAGTAATATTTTCTAACTCTAAATTTCGCGAAACCAAGGAAACCAAGGAATTAATTGCCGACTGATTATTTGATACATCTGTTAGAGTAGAGTAAAAAGTTATCTTTCCAGATTCATCTTTAATAAAAATCGATTGATCTAAAATATGAATGATTTTACCATCCTTGCGTAGCAAATTATATTCTAATTCAATTGTACAATCAAAAGTTAGTTTTTCTTCAATCTGCTGCAAAAATTCTTTTTGTTCCTCTTGCGGTACTAATTGTAAAAATGCATTATTAAATCGTTCTGCAAATTCCGCCTTAGTCCAACCGATATTTTTAAAAAATGCATCATTAGCATATCTAATCATAAGATTTTGATCATAAATTCCTTCAACTACAGAACCTTGAATATTTTCAACGATATTGCTCAATATATTATTTGTTTTTTTAATTTTTTCAAGCTTTCTATGCTTAAGGCCGACAATAAAAATCAATAAAACAATTACCAACATCAATAAAAATCCATCTTTATACGCTTTGTCAATAAGTTCAAATTCATATTTATAAGCTATAAAAATAAACAAAAGAAGTGGGCAGATTGTTTTTATAGAAACTTTCATTTTTTATTGCCTCCCATTTATATACACTTGTTTTTTGACGAATCTTAGCAAGATAATTTTATCATAGTTGCATAAAAAAGCAATTACTTAAAGCTTGTTTTCCTAATTATATTTAGTATACTTATATTGTATCCTTAATTAATAATAACAAAAGAATTTTCAAATCATAAATTTCAATTCAGAGGTTAATACATGAATAATAAATTACTGTATCTTGCATTATTTTCTGTTTCTTTTTTTTGGGGAACATCTTTTGCCTTAGTAAAAATAGGCCTTTCGCTAAGCGGGCAAGTTGAATTTGTCTTTTCCAGATTATTCGTTTCAGCTTGTATTTTTGCTATTTTTTTATGTTTTTTGAGAAAATCCATCAATATTAAAATCGCACCTGCGCATTACAAGGATTTTTTCATTTTAAGCATTATTGGCATAACTACCTATTATCCTATCCAAACCTTAGGAGTCAATTTAACAACAACTATTCATTCTGCATTAATAATGGCCACAAGTCCGATTATTTGCTCGCTTTTTATTTTATATGCAGAAAAAATTTTCCCCAAAAAAATTTTCAGTGGTATTCTTTTAGCTTTTTCTGGAGTAGGTTTAATTATTTTAACAAGTTCCAAAACTTCCCTTGAACTACCCTATATGTTTTGGGGTGACATCCTCTTGCTTATTAATTCAATAGCCTGGGCCTATTTTTCACTGCGAGGTCGGCAAATAATGACACATTATCATCCATTTGTCTGTATGGCTTATATTTTCATCTGGGGTACAATTTTACTCCTACCTTTAATGTTAGTATTTAATGCTTTTCAACCTCTAGTTTTTAATTTTTTTCAGCCACCCAATTTTTCACTTTTAGGGATTTTAGTTTATTTAGGAATTTTCTCATCTGTTTATAGTTATTTTATTTGGTATAAAGCTATTAATACAATCGGGGCAGTTAAAACCTCTGTCTTTATGTATCTTAACCCTTTAATTTCAACCATCACTGGCGCCTTTTTTTTATCAGAAAGTTTAGCGATTACTACTATGATAGGTGGAGCTTGTATATTGTGCGGCGTTTATTTGGTTAATAAAAATAAATAAAGGAGTTTTTTCTATGCGTGAATATTTAAGAAAACAATTAAGTACTTATATTTGGGTTGCTATTGGTTGCATTATTATGTCAGCGAGCATCAACACCTTTTTTATTCCTCATAATTTACTCAGTGGTGGTGTAAGTGGTTTAGCTATGATTATTTATTTTTTAACTACCTTTCCTTTAGGTGTTACTAGTATTTTACTTAATATTCCTTTGTTCTACCTAGCTTATCGCTATATTGATACTAATTACTGTCTAAGTGGTATTTTCGGGATGATTGTTTTCTCCTTAGCCCTAGACGCTACCTCATTTTTAAAAAATGCACAAGTTATGGATGATATTTTCTTATCTTGTATTTATGGCGGTTTATTTAGTGGTATTGGTGCATCAATGCTTTATCGTGTCAATGCTCACTCTGGTGGGACAGATATTTTAGGAGGTATAGTAAATAAATACTATGGTTTGAATGTCGCTACTGTCGGTTTTGGTTTCAATTGCATGCTAATGTTAATTGCTGCTAGTCTATTTGGATTAAAACCAGCAATGTACACTTTAATTAGCATGTTTATTACTTCTGTAGTTGCCAATAAATTCACGGAAGGATTCGACTACAAAAAAAGTATCATGATTATCTCAGCTGAACCTGATAATATTGCTATGGGCATAACCAAAGAGCTCGGGCGAGGTGTTACTTATCTTTTTGGCGAAGGCGCTTATACTAAACAAAACCGAAAAGTCATTTTTGTTGTAGTAAAATTACGCCAAGTTTCCTTAGTAAAAGCTATCGTTACTCAAACAGACCCTCATGCTTTTATGATTATAACTGATGTTACCGATGTTATCGGCAAAGGCTTTTCTCTGCCAATAAAAAAATAGACACTTTGTGTCTATTTTTTTATTGCATCGCTAATAATTTTTTACTTAACATAATTAATCGTTCATCAGCTTTAGAGTTAATAATTTCCACGGTTCCTTGGCTTTCACTATTATTTAGCAAATTTTTCTCCTGCAACTGATTTCTTAGCTGGTTAACTGTACCTAAACTTCCATCGATTACTGCTGTAGTTTGTGGCAAAATTTCTTGCAAAGCTTTTTTTATAAATGGATAGTGTGTACAGCCTAAAACAACCACGGAAATTTTCTCTTGCAAATATGGTTTCAATAAATCGTTTAAAAATTTTTGAACTTTTGCACCATTTATTTGACCTTGCTCTATTAGTTCTACCAAGCCTGGACAAGCTAAAGGTAGAACCTGATCAGCATCCGCATACCGTTCAACCAAATTAAAAAATTTTTCACGTTTTAAAGTCATCGGCGTTGCCATAATCAATATTTTTTGATTATGGCTTATTTTTATTGCTGGTTTTACAGCTGGTTCAATTCCAATTATCGGCATATCCTGATATCTAATTCTTAAATCATTAATCGCTACACTTGTCGCTGTATTACAAGCAATAACAATTGCTTTAACTGGCTTTTGACGTAATACTTCTACAGCATTGAAGGTCAATTTGCGGATTTGCACATCAGTTTTTATTCCATAGGGAGCATTTTGGGAATCACCATAATAGATAAATTTTTCATTTGGTAATAATTTTACGGCTTCACGTAAAACACTTATTCCGCCTACCCCTGAATCCATAAAGCCAATCGGTAACTGTTGGATATTCATAAATTATTCACCTTCATAAATTACTAAAATTGCTACAACGTTCTATATTATAACAGTATTTTAGCCTAAAGGAAATTATTTTATTGCTTAGAACTAGTTCCTTTTGTATCTTTAGCTAGAACTTCTAAATTGTAAGGTGTTTCCTGATAAACATAATAATTTAGCCAGTTGAAAAAAAGTAAATTTGCTGTACTTCGCCATAAAACTACTGGTTTTTGTTCCGGATCATTATCTTTGTAGTAATTATCTGGAATATGAATGTCCATCCCTAAATTAACATCTCGATCATACTCATCTTTTAAACTATTAGGGTCGTATTCAGCATGACCAGTTAAGAATATTCTTCGCCCCGCCTTATCTGATAAAGCAAATGGTCCAGCTATATCAGATTTAGCTAAAACATGTAGTTCTGGTGCTTGTTCAATATCACTTAACCTATTTTCTGTATGACGCGAGTGTGGCACATAAAAAACATCATCAAATCCTGTAAATAATTTATTAGGCACACTCTCAACTATTTCATGTGGATAAACACCAAATTGTTTTTTATCTAAATACTGTTTCGGAATATTGTAGTGATAGTATAACCCAGCTTGTGCCCCCCAACAAATATGTAATGTAGAATATACATTACTTTTGCTCCACTCCATTATTTCACAAAGCTCCGCCCAATAATCAACTTCTTCAAATTCCATTTTTTCTACTGGCGCTCCCGTGATAATCATTCCATCATATTTTCGGTCTTTTATAGACTCAAATTTTTCATAAAATTTTATCAAATGATCTGCTCCAGTATTTGTAGGTGTATAGCTTGAGGTATATAAAAAATCCACTTCTACTTGAATCGGAGTATTACTCAATAATCTTAACAACTGGGTTTCTGTTACAATTTTATTAGGCATTAAATTCAATAATAAAATTTTCAAAGGTCGAATATCTTGTTCATAAGCCCGGCTTTCTTTAATAACAAAAATATTTTCCTGTTCTAGTATCGCAGTTGCCGGTAAATTGTCTGGTATTTTAATTGGCATAATTACACTCCTTGCATAATAATTTGCACTATTAGTAACTAGTCTAATTTTTTTTCATTGTTAGCTATTAAGCTTGAGATTTTTCTAATGCTTGCTCTAAATCAGCAATTATATCAGCCACATCTTCAATTCCTACTGAAAGACGAATTAAATCTTCTTGTACACCAGAGCTTTTTAACTGTTCTGGCGTAAGTTGAGAATGAGTTGTACTGGCTGGATGAATCACTAAAGTTTTTGCATCACCAACATTTGCTAATAAGGAAATCAACTTTAAACTATTAATAAATTTGCGCCCAGCTTCCAAACCACCTTTTATCCCAAAAGTAAAAATCGAGCCCGCTCCTTTGGGCAAATACTTATCTGCTTTAGTTTTTTGCTCACTATTAGGTAAGCTAGAGTAGTTCACCCAACTAACGGCTGAATTTTTTTGCAGATATTGAGCTATTTCTAAGGCGTTTTTCACATGTTTTTGCATTCTTAAGGGTAAAGTTTCTATTCCTAAAAGAATTAAAAAAGCATTAAAAGGACTAATTGTTGCGCCAAAATCACGCAAAATCTGAACTCGCAAACGAGTTATAAATGCAGCTGCACCAATGTCAACTGCGTAATTTATACCTTGATAACTTGGATCGGGCTGACTTAAAAGTGGAAATTTATTGGAATTCCAATCGAATTTTCCTGCATCAACTACTACACCACCCATAGCTACCCCATGTCCACCTAAAAATTTTGTGGCGGAATGAATTACAATATCGGCACCAAAATCTATGGGCTTTAATAAGTACGGTGTCACAAAAGTAGCATCTACCATAAGTGGTATCCCGTTTTTGTGTGCTAGTTTAGCCACACCTTCTATATCTAAAACATCTCCACTAGGATTACCTAATGCTTCAGCATAAACTAACTTGGTTCTTTCTGTTATCGCCGCAGCAAAGTTTTCTAATTCACTAGCATCAACAAATTTAACTTTTATTCCTAACCGCGGTAAATTATAAGCAAATAAATTGTAGGTACCAC from Succinispira mobilis DSM 6222 includes:
- a CDS encoding O-acetylhomoserine aminocarboxypropyltransferase/cysteine synthase family protein, with product MSLLENAGIETLAIHAGQIPDPTTGARAVPIYQTTAYNFQDTQHAADLFSLKANGYIYTRISNPTTDVLEKRIATLEGGIGAIAFASGQAAIIGAILNILESGDEIVSSASLYGGTYNLFAYNLPRLGIKVKFVDASELENFAAAITERTKLVYAEALGNPSGDVLDIEGVAKLAHKNGIPLMVDATFVTPYLLKPIDFGADIVIHSATKFLGGHGVAMGGVVVDAGKFDWNSNKFPLLSQPDPSYQGINYAVDIGAAAFITRLRVQILRDFGATISPFNAFLILLGIETLPLRMQKHVKNALEIAQYLQKNSAVSWVNYSSLPNSEQKTKADKYLPKGAGSIFTFGIKGGLEAGRKFINSLKLISLLANVGDAKTLVIHPASTTHSQLTPEQLKSSGVQEDLIRLSVGIEDVADIIADLEQALEKSQA
- the murI gene encoding glutamate racemase, yielding MNIQQLPIGFMDSGVGGISVLREAVKLLPNEKFIYYGDSQNAPYGIKTDVQIRKLTFNAVEVLRQKPVKAIVIACNTATSVAINDLRIRYQDMPIIGIEPAVKPAIKISHNQKILIMATPMTLKREKFFNLVERYADADQVLPLACPGLVELIEQGQINGAKVQKFLNDLLKPYLQEKISVVVLGCTHYPFIKKALQEILPQTTAVIDGSLGTVNQLRNQLQEKNLLNNSESQGTVEIINSKADERLIMLSKKLLAMQ
- the metA gene encoding homoserine O-acetyltransferase MetA, producing MPIKIPDNLPATAILEQENIFVIKESRAYEQDIRPLKILLLNLMPNKIVTETQLLRLLSNTPIQVEVDFLYTSSYTPTNTGADHLIKFYEKFESIKDRKYDGMIITGAPVEKMEFEEVDYWAELCEIMEWSKSNVYSTLHICWGAQAGLYYHYNIPKQYLDKKQFGVYPHEIVESVPNKLFTGFDDVFYVPHSRHTENRLSDIEQAPELHVLAKSDIAGPFALSDKAGRRIFLTGHAEYDPNSLKDEYDRDVNLGMDIHIPDNYYKDNDPEQKPVVLWRSTANLLFFNWLNYYVYQETPYNLEVLAKDTKGTSSKQ